One segment of Anatilimnocola aggregata DNA contains the following:
- a CDS encoding DUF1552 domain-containing protein, which produces MVESNGVRPEQISPVGLKRDSRQERPGAPGDYVDVSLADRELQFSLEPLKPWKDKLTIVQGLSGRVCGGGHSNNFQALGAFGGGRANGGESMAVLGETIDGALAKTIPGIFPHIGLGMSKRVENNVIYNISALEKDRPLPTMCKPDQAYAALFGSVANGAAKEEFAAKNNLLDFLRRDIKKVQGELVGQEREQFDAYLESFETLRNRQSRLNEIEHTLREKGPAPTDKYTSAVETDRLDAQFDIGAASLICGLTNVLTLSSAAGIRDFDVTFKGLGINLDKHSIGHGGTYEGKKWDELYNIIRRYHMDLIAGLVKKLEAVPEGDGTMMDNTVILYLSDGAEAHHSRCWEWPMVMIGNMNGKLKTGRYVDYPGYGHKGHRTTANMYVTLLQLAGSQRTSFGMADPNLKDLDQHGPLEELLV; this is translated from the coding sequence GTGGTTGAGAGCAACGGTGTGCGGCCGGAGCAGATTTCGCCAGTGGGGCTAAAACGGGACTCGCGACAGGAGCGTCCGGGCGCGCCGGGTGACTACGTGGATGTGTCGCTCGCCGATCGCGAATTGCAATTCTCGCTCGAACCGCTCAAGCCATGGAAAGATAAGCTGACGATCGTCCAGGGGTTGTCGGGGCGCGTGTGCGGTGGTGGGCATTCGAACAATTTTCAAGCACTCGGAGCATTCGGCGGCGGTCGCGCTAATGGCGGCGAAAGCATGGCCGTGCTCGGCGAAACGATCGACGGCGCGCTGGCCAAAACTATCCCCGGCATCTTCCCGCACATCGGCCTGGGAATGTCGAAGCGAGTGGAAAACAACGTGATCTACAACATCTCGGCCCTGGAAAAGGACCGCCCGCTGCCGACGATGTGCAAGCCCGATCAGGCCTACGCGGCCCTGTTCGGCAGCGTCGCCAATGGAGCCGCCAAGGAGGAATTTGCGGCGAAGAACAACCTGCTCGACTTCCTCCGCCGCGACATCAAGAAGGTGCAGGGCGAGTTGGTCGGACAGGAACGCGAGCAATTCGACGCCTATCTCGAATCTTTCGAGACTCTCCGCAACCGTCAAAGCCGCCTCAACGAGATCGAGCACACGCTCCGTGAGAAAGGTCCGGCGCCGACCGACAAGTACACATCCGCGGTCGAAACGGACCGGCTGGATGCCCAGTTCGATATCGGCGCCGCGTCCCTTATCTGCGGCTTGACCAATGTGCTCACTCTTTCATCGGCCGCCGGCATCCGCGATTTCGACGTCACTTTCAAAGGCTTGGGCATCAACTTGGACAAGCACTCTATTGGCCACGGTGGCACCTATGAGGGCAAGAAGTGGGACGAACTATACAACATCATCCGCCGCTACCACATGGATCTGATCGCCGGCCTGGTCAAGAAGCTGGAGGCGGTTCCGGAAGGGGACGGCACGATGATGGACAACACAGTCATCCTCTACCTCAGTGACGGCGCCGAAGCCCATCACAGCCGCTGCTGGGAATGGCCGATGGTCATGATCGGCAATATGAACGGCAAGCTGAAGACAGGCCGCTACGTCGATTACCCAGGCTACGGCCACAAGGGGCACCGCACCACGGCCAACATGTACGTCACGTTGCTGCAACTCGCCGGCTCGCAGCGGACCAGCTTCGGCATGGCTGATCCCAACCTCAAGGATCTCGACCAGCACGGCCCGTTGGAAGAGCTACTGGTGTAG
- a CDS encoding DUF1501 domain-containing protein: MLSVVERSRRDFLRIGTLGIGGVTLADVLGQTTRAGETKSSFVRDKSIVLLFLAGGPSQHETFDPKPDGFDSFTSVAGHIPTALPGVRFASYFPKLAERADRLTIVRSLVAKTANHAKASKNMLTGGIEDPINSTEGGAVINPSIGSLLAQVRGANDPRSGMPSYAFIPPVFKAVNGLKISGVNPGVESAVLGSGPGQLGAAFAPFNPLGSNGKKGEPDGGWVELLKPRLPTDRLDSRRGLLSEFDRLRRQLDGNSSFRDLDSMQQQAYEVLLGGAIRQALDLSQEDRRVIAAYDTSHCPIYGWGKDNRWETEGPSTGFPLGEQMLLARRLCEAGSRFVTVVHSNWDMHGGEAIWGLKTGMDILAPPVDHAVAAFLDDTAQRGQSDEILLVVVGEFGRTPSINKNAGRDHNPNAGVILFAGGGLKHGQVIGETDTRGGRVECDPVGVDDLTATLMHYLFDLGQLRISREVSPALKRIALDHGTPIRALIS, from the coding sequence ATGCTCAGCGTCGTCGAGCGATCACGGCGGGATTTTCTGCGAATCGGAACCCTCGGCATCGGCGGCGTGACGCTGGCCGATGTGCTCGGGCAGACAACTCGCGCCGGCGAAACGAAGTCGTCGTTCGTCCGTGACAAGTCGATCGTCCTTTTGTTCCTGGCGGGAGGACCCAGCCAGCACGAAACATTCGATCCGAAACCGGACGGTTTTGACAGTTTTACGAGTGTTGCAGGTCACATCCCGACCGCACTGCCGGGCGTGCGGTTCGCCTCGTACTTCCCGAAGCTCGCCGAACGGGCCGACCGGCTCACGATCGTGCGGTCGCTCGTCGCCAAGACGGCCAACCATGCCAAGGCTTCGAAAAACATGCTGACCGGCGGCATCGAGGACCCGATTAACAGCACGGAAGGGGGCGCGGTCATCAACCCCAGCATTGGCTCGCTCCTCGCTCAGGTTCGCGGGGCCAACGATCCGCGAAGCGGCATGCCGAGCTACGCATTCATTCCGCCGGTATTCAAGGCGGTCAATGGTCTCAAGATTTCGGGCGTTAACCCCGGCGTGGAATCGGCCGTTCTGGGCAGTGGTCCTGGACAACTCGGCGCGGCCTTCGCTCCGTTCAATCCGCTCGGTTCCAACGGCAAGAAAGGGGAGCCCGATGGCGGATGGGTCGAGTTGCTGAAGCCGCGACTACCGACAGACAGGCTTGATTCGCGGCGCGGCTTACTCAGCGAATTCGACCGCCTGCGGAGGCAACTGGACGGCAACTCATCGTTCCGCGATCTCGATTCGATGCAGCAACAGGCGTACGAGGTACTGCTGGGCGGAGCGATTCGCCAGGCCCTCGATCTGTCGCAGGAAGACCGGCGCGTCATCGCGGCCTATGACACCAGCCACTGTCCGATTTACGGCTGGGGGAAGGACAATCGCTGGGAGACGGAAGGACCTTCGACGGGCTTTCCTCTTGGTGAGCAGATGCTGCTGGCACGACGGCTGTGCGAAGCGGGGAGCAGGTTCGTGACCGTCGTGCATTCCAACTGGGACATGCATGGCGGCGAAGCGATCTGGGGTCTCAAGACGGGAATGGACATCTTGGCGCCGCCGGTGGACCACGCGGTCGCCGCCTTCTTGGACGACACCGCACAACGCGGCCAGTCGGATGAGATTCTACTGGTGGTCGTCGGCGAGTTTGGCCGCACGCCGAGCATCAACAAGAACGCCGGTCGCGATCACAACCCGAACGCGGGCGTGATCTTGTTCGCTGGTGGCGGCCTGAAACACGGCCAGGTGATCGGCGAAACCGACACTCGCGGCGGCCGCGTCGAATGCGATCCCGTTGGAGTCGACGACCTGACCGCAACTTTGATGCACTACCTATTCGATCTGGGCCAGCTCCGCATCAGTCGCGAAGTCTCACCGGCCTTGAAACGAATCGCGCTCGACCATGGTACGCCGATTCGAGCGTTGATATCGTGA